Below is a window of Fibrobacter sp. UWB11 DNA.
CTAAGCCAAAAACGCGGGGAAAGCGAAATCACCTTGGGAATCAAACGAAGAGCCCCTAGTTTACTCTGCGCAGCTTCTGCCGAAAACCAATTTGCCTTCCAAGCGCGAACGGCCTGCTTATAAAGCGGATGCTTGCTATAATCATCCGACAACACGCGCAGAATTTCACCATAAATACGTTCATGATTCACATGCATGTTATCGCCATGTTCACGATAATAGCAACATAAAAAATCTTTCGAAACAGGCTGCGGACCGTAATTATAAAGGATTTTCAGATAAAGCGGATAATCTTCAAATGCGTATCGCATATCGTAGCCGCCAATAGCTAGAATTTTTTCGCGCACAAACATTTCAGCACAACCATGCAACGCCTTTTTTCCAAGAAACGATTCTTCAAACGTTATCTGAGGCACACTGCGGAGATAACGTTCATCCATTTCCGTTCCGATTTCATCGTCTTTATAAAAAGGAACAACCTGTCCAAAACAAGCAACAGCTTCCGGATGCGCATCCAAAAAGTCGCTCTGTTTTTTCAAGCGTTCCGGAGGCATAATATCATCCGACGAAAACGAACAAACATATCGCCCGGTCGCTAAAGACAGCGCTTCTTTTAGCGTTTCCATCACACCTTTATTGGGGCGATGGACATAAGTAAATCCAAGTTCATCGGCCAAGTGCTTTAGAATTTCTGGAGAATGGTCTTTGCTACCATCATCCACGACAATCAACTCAAAATCAACGCCAGACTGCCCCATCACAGAACGTACCGCCTTTTCTACGTACGCTTCATGATTATAGCTAGCCAAGATTACAGAAACTTTCGGAGCCATTTTTACCATTATTTTTTTGCCCAATCTAAGCGACTAACGATAATGAACGAAGCCACAAGCGTAAGGAAATTTTCAAGCGCGTAAGCCATCATCGGACCATTAAATTCATACAATTTCACAAAGCCGTATGTTGCAGAAGCAAGAACAACTTCAGAACAAATTTCAAGAATCAGGAATTTTTTTGTTTCACGGCGCGCAACCAGCACAAGCCCCAAAGCCCAACCGCCCACACGGAAAAAATCGCCCAACAACTGCATCGGCATGTAATCAGCCGCGCCAGCATATGCTGAAGAAAGCATCACCGTTACAAGCAACGAGCGGCCTAAATAAAGAATTGCAACCGCTACAAGCGCAAGCGCGAGTGTCTTAACAAGAACCGGCCTAAACATTCCCCAAAATTCTGACTGCGTCAATTTTGCAGAAACTTTCGGCAAGATAATAACACCAAGAATTGCAGAGAAAAACGTCGTCAAGAAATCAGAAATTTTCCAAATTCCCTGCCAAATACCGGCCGCATTCCAGCCCAAATTTTCGCCAATTGTAAGTCGCATAAATGTAAGCACCACAGGCGTCAAAACCATAGGAACAATACCCATGAGCGCATACGACATCCACGGAGAACGAATATCCAACGCGGACTTACGAATTTCGCGCAAACTGAATCCAGCACGAGATGCAATTTGCGTTGCAAAAATACCCGCTATTACAGACTGCGTTGCCACTATAGAAAGAACACTTAACCGCCCCGTATAAAGGAAGAACGCCACCCA
It encodes the following:
- a CDS encoding O-antigen translocase — protein: MSSKDKTSQESANFMKLFLGSGMVTFLNAVRVFVVNKLLAVFLPPSAFACVGQFMNFMTMGQATSSLALQNGWVSLTAQNKSNFEQLRGVWRGGFRLTTFASIVTFAVALVLCFIVPLEKFFPDIHPRLVQAAVIFALPGVFATNIITITSSVMNGLGHYRRWALINMVTSLWQMLWVAFFLYTGRLSVLSIVATQSVIAGIFATQIASRAGFSLREIRKSALDIRSPWMSYALMGIVPMVLTPVVLTFMRLTIGENLGWNAAGIWQGIWKISDFLTTFFSAILGVIILPKVSAKLTQSEFWGMFRPVLVKTLALALVAVAILYLGRSLLVTVMLSSAYAGAADYMPMQLLGDFFRVGGWALGLVLVARRETKKFLILEICSEVVLASATYGFVKLYEFNGPMMAYALENFLTLVASFIIVSRLDWAKK
- a CDS encoding glycosyltransferase family 2 protein, whose amino-acid sequence is MAPKVSVILASYNHEAYVEKAVRSVMGQSGVDFELIVVDDGSKDHSPEILKHLADELGFTYVHRPNKGVMETLKEALSLATGRYVCSFSSDDIMPPERLKKQSDFLDAHPEAVACFGQVVPFYKDDEIGTEMDERYLRSVPQITFEESFLGKKALHGCAEMFVREKILAIGGYDMRYAFEDYPLYLKILYNYGPQPVSKDFLCCYYREHGDNMHVNHERIYGEILRVLSDDYSKHPLYKQAVRAWKANWFSAEAAQSKLGALRLIPKVISLSPRFWLRLPKLFIPRKLLKY